The Streptomyces sp. SS1-1 genome has a segment encoding these proteins:
- a CDS encoding anthranilate synthase family protein: MHLLDLLDDPRPFALLRRRAPGHDENTVEVLLGPVAARDRLADLPDEGLALVPFRQIRERGFDVRDDGTPLLVLTPEESHTVPLADALAQLPAHEVRVDGGGFDVGDEEYAEIVGRVLDEEIGRGEGANFVIRRTYEGHIDGFSRADALALFRRLLEGERGAYWTFVVHTGDRTLVGASPEVHVRMSGGTVVMNPISGTYRYPAGGPAPEHLLDFLADGKEIEELSMVVDEELKMMCTVGDMGGVVVGPRLKEMAHLAHTEYELRGRSSLDAREVLRETMFAATVTGSPVQNACRVIERHESGGRGYYAGALALLGRDSGGAQTLDSPILIRTADIDAGGRLRVPVGATLVRGSDPAGEVAETHAKAAGVLAALGVGPSRPRTGHARVRLADDPRVRAALDGRRASLAPFWLRMQERGDALTGDALVVDGEDTFTAMLAHVLRSGGLEVSVRRYDEPGLREAVLAHEGPVVLGPGPGDPCDLSDPKMRFLRDLTAEVVRHHRHGVLGVCLGHELIAAELGLDIVRKDVPYQGAQTTVDLFGRPETVGFYNSFVARCDDEALQELAAHGVEVSRAENGEVHALRGPGFAGVQFHPESVLTLNGAAVVRELVGQLRGTSTFSERRPAV; encoded by the coding sequence ATGCACCTGCTCGACCTGCTCGACGATCCCCGCCCGTTCGCCCTGCTGCGCCGTCGCGCGCCGGGCCACGACGAGAACACCGTGGAGGTCCTCCTCGGCCCCGTCGCCGCCCGCGACCGGCTGGCCGACCTCCCCGACGAGGGCCTGGCGCTCGTGCCGTTCCGGCAGATCCGCGAGCGCGGCTTCGACGTCCGCGACGACGGCACCCCGCTGCTGGTGCTGACGCCCGAGGAGTCGCACACCGTGCCGCTGGCCGACGCCCTGGCGCAGCTCCCCGCGCACGAGGTGCGGGTCGACGGCGGCGGCTTCGACGTCGGCGACGAGGAGTACGCGGAGATCGTCGGACGGGTCCTCGACGAGGAGATCGGGCGGGGCGAGGGCGCCAACTTCGTGATCCGGCGGACGTACGAGGGTCACATCGACGGGTTCTCGCGCGCCGACGCGCTCGCGCTGTTCCGGCGGCTGCTCGAGGGCGAACGGGGCGCGTACTGGACGTTCGTCGTCCACACCGGTGACCGCACGCTGGTCGGGGCCAGCCCCGAGGTGCATGTGCGGATGTCGGGCGGCACGGTCGTGATGAACCCGATCAGCGGGACGTACCGCTATCCGGCGGGGGGCCCGGCCCCCGAGCACCTGCTGGACTTCCTCGCCGACGGCAAGGAGATCGAGGAGCTGTCGATGGTGGTCGACGAGGAGCTGAAGATGATGTGCACCGTCGGCGACATGGGCGGGGTCGTCGTCGGGCCCCGGCTGAAGGAGATGGCGCACCTCGCGCACACCGAGTACGAGCTGCGCGGGAGGTCCTCGCTGGACGCGCGGGAGGTGCTGCGGGAGACCATGTTCGCGGCGACCGTGACCGGCTCCCCCGTGCAGAACGCCTGCCGGGTCATCGAGCGGCACGAGTCCGGCGGGCGCGGCTACTACGCGGGCGCGCTGGCCCTGCTCGGCAGGGACTCCGGCGGGGCGCAGACCCTGGACTCCCCCATCCTGATCCGCACCGCCGACATCGACGCCGGCGGGCGGCTGCGGGTGCCGGTCGGCGCCACGCTGGTGCGCGGCTCGGACCCGGCGGGCGAGGTCGCCGAGACCCACGCGAAGGCGGCCGGGGTGCTGGCGGCCCTGGGGGTGGGGCCGTCCCGGCCGCGTACCGGGCACGCGCGCGTGCGGCTCGCCGACGACCCGCGGGTGCGGGCCGCGCTGGACGGGCGCCGGGCGTCGCTGGCGCCGTTCTGGCTGCGGATGCAGGAGCGGGGCGACGCGCTCACCGGGGACGCCCTGGTGGTCGACGGCGAGGACACCTTCACCGCGATGCTCGCGCACGTGCTGCGCTCCGGCGGCCTGGAGGTGAGCGTCCGGCGCTACGACGAGCCGGGGCTGCGGGAGGCGGTGCTCGCGCACGAGGGGCCGGTGGTGCTCGGTCCCGGCCCCGGTGACCCCTGCGACCTGTCCGACCCGAAGATGCGCTTCCTGCGGGACCTGACGGCCGAGGTCGTACGGCACCACCGGCACGGCGTGCTCGGCGTCTGCCTCGGCCATGAGCTGATCGCCGCCGAGCTGGGCCTGGACATCGTGCGCAAGGACGTGCCGTACCAGGGCGCGCAGACCACGGTCGACCTGTTCGGGCGGCCGGAGACGGTCGGCTTCTACAACAGCTTCGTGGCGCGCTGCGACGACGAGGCGCTCCAGGAGCTGGCCGCGCACGGCGTCGAGGTGAGCCGGGCGGAGAACGGGGAGGTGCACGCCCTGCGCGGTCCCGGCTTCGCGGGGGTGCAGTTCCACCCCGAGTCGGTGCTGACGCTGAACGGCGCCGCGGTCGTCCGGGAGCTGGTGGGTCAGCTGCGCGGGACCAGCACGTTCTCGGAGCGGCGGCCCGCGGTGTAG
- a CDS encoding trp operon leader peptide produces the protein MFAHSIQNWWWTAHPAAR, from the coding sequence ATGTTCGCGCACTCGATCCAGAACTGGTGGTGGACCGCTCATCCGGCGGCCCGCTGA